One Armatimonadia bacterium genomic region harbors:
- a CDS encoding Gfo/Idh/MocA family oxidoreductase: MEPLRLGIIGCGVIGNGAHLPSTAQSSLIDVVAVADLIEERVQAAKEKYNIPVAYSSGDELLEDDNVEAVVLAMPTGVRSPLAMRALAKGKHVLVEKPVAMSVQQVKDMMAARGDRVIGCCSPRFRLTPSARAAQECVASGVLGDLRVIRARAIIAAGPEPTNPPPPWRVNKGLNGGGILVNWGCYDLDYLLGLTGWQLKPRTVLAQAWPLASHLKARVDPASDAENHFATLIVCEGGTVISFERGEFVSAANDEAWQILGSKGSLRMHMREPKNKKILLDTSDAKEGVSTQTIWEGDDVGSSNLVLLEDFARAIREGGQPTTSLERALVMQQITDGIYESAATGKAVEIV, translated from the coding sequence ATGGAACCCCTGCGACTCGGCATCATCGGCTGCGGCGTGATCGGCAATGGAGCCCACCTTCCCAGCACGGCGCAGTCATCGCTGATCGACGTGGTAGCCGTCGCCGACCTGATCGAGGAGCGCGTGCAGGCGGCTAAGGAGAAGTACAACATCCCGGTAGCCTACAGCAGCGGTGACGAACTACTCGAGGACGACAACGTCGAGGCGGTCGTGCTGGCGATGCCCACCGGGGTCAGGTCGCCTCTGGCGATGCGGGCCCTGGCCAAAGGCAAACACGTGCTGGTGGAGAAGCCCGTGGCGATGAGCGTGCAGCAGGTCAAGGACATGATGGCGGCTCGGGGTGACCGTGTGATCGGCTGCTGCTCGCCGCGGTTTCGTCTGACACCGTCGGCACGTGCGGCCCAGGAGTGTGTGGCCAGTGGTGTGCTGGGTGACCTGCGTGTCATCAGGGCGCGAGCGATCATCGCGGCTGGTCCGGAGCCGACCAACCCGCCGCCGCCCTGGCGCGTGAACAAGGGACTCAACGGCGGCGGCATCCTCGTGAACTGGGGCTGCTATGACCTCGACTATCTGCTGGGACTCACCGGCTGGCAACTGAAGCCGCGGACGGTTCTGGCGCAGGCCTGGCCGCTGGCGTCGCATCTGAAGGCGCGTGTCGACCCGGCCTCCGACGCCGAGAACCACTTCGCAACCCTGATCGTGTGCGAGGGCGGGACGGTCATCAGCTTCGAGCGCGGCGAGTTCGTCTCCGCAGCCAACGATGAGGCCTGGCAGATCCTCGGCTCCAAGGGTTCGCTGCGGATGCATATGCGCGAGCCCAAGAACAAGAAGATACTGCTCGACACTTCCGATGCTAAGGAAGGCGTCTCCACCCAGACGATCTGGGAAGGCGACGACGTCGGCAGCTCGAACCTCGTGCTGCTGGAGGACTTCGCGCGGGCCATTCGTGAAGGCGGACAGCCCACCACGAGCCTGGAGCGTGCGCTGGTCATGCAACAGATCACGGACGGCATCTACGAGTCGGCGGCCACGGGGAAAGCGGTCGAGATTGTGTAG